GTCATGCTTCCCCCCATCATACCAACCCCGTTCCCTTCTCTATCTTCCCTTCTCTTCTCTGGACTCGCCTTCGCGACAGTCTTCTTTGACAGAGGACATAAATCCTCTTTATGACAGAGACTCGAACAAACTTCACAGTACCCGAACAGTTTCTCATACCTCAAAGAGATCTTTACTTCCTCGCCATCGTAGAACTCCCCCCCTTTGAAGTCCAAAGTGGTTTCAAAGCATAACTCTTGAAACGCATCCACCACCACCTGAACTCGACAATGTTCCACATCCACTGCTACTAATCTTCCAAGTGCCTCGCCGAGGCTTTCAAAAGTTGGGGCCGTCCTGAACTCCATTGGAACACCAATCACTCGAACCCAAAAAGTGATTTCGGATGGGAATAGTTGATTCTTCTTTGGTTGCCACCGCGCCAAAGGAAGCACCCAGTAATCAAAATGATAAGGTTGAAGCTTCATGACCGCATCAATATCATTCTCCGtttcaaaatcaaattgaaACTTGCCAAACCCCAAGTCTGTCCCAATCACCCGATCCTCCAACTTCCATATCTTAGGTACATTCTGGATCAAAGCCTTCATGTCTTGCTCCGGAGGATTCATACACCTTCCAATCAGAGTTTTTGGAGTAGGTCTTGATGAGCGCCGAGTTGTCGAAGTGAGGCACCGTAATCTTCAATCTTTTTCGAGCACTCTCCTTCCTTCATGTCCCCACCGTTACCCACTAGTTGCCCCTGTGTCATGATGAACAAAATGAGAGAAAGACCTTGTTTTGTTCTGTAGAAAAACGTACAAAATTGATTCGATGAGTTCCAATAAAACAGAGACCCAATATCCCTTTTATAATAAATCCCACTTTCCAAATACCCGAGCCAAGGTTGATCCCCTTTAATTCCATATATCTCCAACTGATATTCTTTGTGAAATCTCGTTCCCAATCTTCTCCATGGAATCTTATTATCATAAACACTAGAAATCACAACTCTCCATATCGCTTTTGTACTTCCCCCATTCTccttaaaagagaaacaatacAGAATCTTTAAACCGCCAGACTCAATACTTGTAGATCTCTGTGATTTCGTCTTGATGATGATCGAAATCGTAATCGAGATCTCTGAAACACGAGTCCTCCTTAATTTTCCAAAATATCCATTCCGTATATCCAAATCAAATCCCCTGAGATTCGGTAACATCGCCCAATCTAAGAACCCCCACTCCGTGCTTTGTTGTTCCTGTAGATCCATCCGTTCGCCGCCTCCATTTCCAGGATCCCATCGCCGTGAAATCATGAAACCCTAGATCGCCTTACTCTGAACCCAATTAATCATTATatgcaaatttttatttatatgtgtatatattattcaacctttttggttttgttttgtaaatgaTGCGAGCGTTGTAATTCGAAATAGAGGAaaagtatatattaaattatgtcAAATGCTAATAGAAAAGTATATTAGTCAACATCACAGTCGTATGTTAGTAATTGTTCAAATAATTGAGCTACAAAACCAAAACCACAGAGAAAAACTAACGGCAAAGGAGCAAATTCCCGAACAACGACGTCGTTTGAGCATTGTGAATAGGGTCCACTTTTGCTATCCCAAATGGGAACAGTCAATTGTCGTCTTCCTGTCAGGTCAGAGACATCAACAAGAAGAACAACACGAAGCGTGTCTGAATGcttcatctcttcttctcctcctcctcctttccCCCCACGTAATTCCCCTAAAATCCACTCTTTCTAGGGTCCGACCATGAACTTTCCTCTCCCCTAAACATCTGCTCTCTTTAGTTTCTCTGATCGGCGACGGAGAAGACCAACTCCGAAGCGGGAATGTCTGTCTCCGAGCTCAAAGAGCGCCACGCCGCCGCAACAGAGACCGTTAATAACCTCCGTGACAGACTTATACAGAGACGCCTCCAGCTACTCGACACCGATGGTTTCTtgcttctcttcctcttcttctcatgGTTGAAGACATCTTGTTCTTAGTGTTTTTTGATTTCTCTGTGATTGAATTTTGACAGTGGCCAAGTACACGGCGGCTCAAGGTCGTTCTCCGGTGAAATTCGGAGCGACGGATCTAGTTTGTTGCCGTACTCTTCAAGGACACACAGGGAAGGTGAGTGAGAGAGAACTTCAATCTTATCTCTTATCTCACAAGTAAATGAGAAAAGCTTTTTTAACTTTAATAGGTTCATTCATTAGACTGGACACTGGAGAGTAACCGGATCGTCAGTGCATCTCAAGACGGTAGATTAATAGTATGGAACGCTCTAACGAGTCAGAAAACTCACGCTATTAAACTCCCTTGTGCATGGGTTATGACATGTGCCTTCTCTCCGAATGGTCAGACTGTTGCGTGTGGTGGGTTGTTGGACAGTGTTTGTTCTATCTTCAGTCTTAGCTCGACCGCAGACAAAGACGGAACTGTACCGGTTTCGAGAATGCTCAGTGGTCACAAGGGTTATGTTTCGTGCTGTCGGTATGTCCCAAATGATGATGCTCATCTGATTACCAGTTCAGGTGATCAGACATGCGTCTTGTGGGATGTTACTACTGGTCTTAAAATTTCTGTCTTTGGCGGCGAGTTTCAGTCTGGACATACTGCTGATGTACTAAGGTATGGATTTTGCTTCCATGTGGTTGCTTTGCCGGCATCACTTTCTTTGATACGGTTTCTAAAGTAACATATCTTTAGGCATAGGCGTTCGGGTTCCAGTTTTTCGGGTTTAGTTTCTTAGGTccagtttagggtttatatatgTTGAAGTTAGTTCGGTTAATAATACTTCAATTTCGGGTAGATTTTATAACTCTGTCTAAGACCTATCTTCGAATCGAACTCATTATAGTATTCGCTTTCTAAGTGTCTTAAATGTCggatcaaaataaatatgaaattgagtATTTGATATACCGATATAGATTTGTCGTAGGCAACCTATAGGTTTTGGTCTTTAGGATATAGGGAGTTCAATTGATTTATGTATGAAAGTTAGCATGAATAAAGAGTATATTGGAGTTTAGCTAAACTCAGGCCCTTAAACAACTGTTGTATCCCATTCTTACAGTGTCTCAATCAGTGAATCAAACCCAACTCGGTTCATATCTGGTTCATGTGATACCACTGCACGCTTGTGGGACACTCGCGATGCAAGCAGAGCAGTGGGGACGTTTCATGGGCACAAGGGAGATGTGAATACTGTCAAGTTCTTTCCGGATGGGCATAGATTTGGGACTGGATCAGAAGATGGAACATGCAGGTTGTATGACATTAGGACTGGTCATCAACTCCAGGTGTACCAGCCACAAGGTGATGGTGAGAACCTGCCTGTGACCTCCATCGCATTCTCTGCCTCGGGGAGGCTTCTTTTCGCTGGCTATGCCAATAACAACACCTGCTACGTTTGGGATACTTTCTTGGGAGAGGTAAGCTAATTAAATATTGAGTACTGAATGGTGGGAGTTGTTTTAGCTCATTGTGATCGTTTGGTTCTCTTGCAGGTTGTATTGGATTTGGGGGAGCTTCAGGATTCACACAAGAATCGGATAAGCTGTTTGGGGATGTCAGCAGATGGAAGTGCCTTGTGTACGGGAAGTTGGGATTCAAATCTTAAGGTTAGTAGTGACACTTTTAACATATCATGTTATGTTTTTTCAGTGATATAGAAATTAAGGTAAGAAGTAACATTggatgtgtgtgtgtttgtttaaTTACACACAGATATGGGCGTTTGGAGGGCACAGGAGAGTGATATGAAGGagacaaaacaaacttagtcatgtctctgctctatctccagttCTTGTGGTTGTTAATATGTTATGTTGTCTGGAAGTAAAACCCTACGGTTGGTTTGTAATCTTGTTGAGAAGGTGTTTTGCTTTTGATATAGTGGAGTTGTGTAAGAAAGGATCACTCTCTAGCCTGCACTTCAAATTCAGATCATTCCATGGAACTTGAAGAccaatatatcatataaaaaaaggaaaaactccAATGTCTGACAGTAATAATGTAGAAATAAAAGAAggtaatattactatttaaaagaaaagattGTGCTATGAGGTTGGTTAAGTGAGGATCTTTAGCAACATGAAGAAAACTCTTTGTTTATTTCTGGTAACACTCTTTCGTACTTGGAGAAGATACGTGAGAGATGATCCCTCAAGAGTTTTAGCCGTTGGCAACAATCTCGTGAATGGCCTCAGCGACAGAGACGTCCTCTGCTCTAACCGCCAGTTTCATTGCAATCTCCTTTGAACTGTCCATCCCAAACTGTGCCCTCACTAACACTTTCACGTTCCCTATGTACACACCTGACAGTAAACAAGTGTGTGACCTTGCATTGCTCGGAACTGTCTCCGTCCCCTGCAATTTTGTTTCTCCAAGTGTCAGTTTCAAGTTATCACCAAACCCGGAAAAACAGGAAGAAAACGCAGGAAGAGAGACTAACCTCACAAGGCTGCATGCCAAGAAGATCGATGACAGCCTTTATAGCTTCCCCCAAACTCTCTCTTTGCCCGAGGCCATATTCGTCTACGTGCTCGTCTTCTTCATTCATGCTTTCCCATGCATTCCTGAAATTGGAGACACTCACTTTCACCATGTAATCTGCAGATACAACCTCAAGATCCTCCAgctggtactcatcttccacccCATCGTCCTCTGCTTCTCCTGTGCTTGGGTCAACCTGTGTTACAAATCCCATTCATAATACACAAACAAATTAGTcatcttgtttttcttttacccATGAACAATTAGAGTCAGTCTACTACTTCCACTTCATCTAAATAAGGTAGAAATGAAAAGCAGCATGTACCTCCTTAACAACAAAAGTCAATGTGTTGGAAAACTTTCCAACAGCGGGGACACCTGCTGGCTTCTCAAAAGCAACAAAGGCTTGACCAGGCGAATCGTAAGGAAGTGAGTTTAGGGCCTTTGAAGCTACTTCACTGAATTCCTCTGCTTCTGAAGCATCTACTATGACATTGACCTACAAAACAACTCATGTCATGAGGAAAGAGGGCATAAGCATAAGATAAGCTTTACACCAATGTTCAAGACAAATGGTTCAGTACCCTCTCCAACAACTGCTCTGGGATTGTGTTAGTGCAGTTGTACTGAAACACCACATGATTGTCGAAGATATGCTTGACAACATTGACGGCATATTCTGTTTCTGCTTCAGTTAGCTCCACAGGTGAAGAAGACTGAAAAAGAAAGTACAAGTTAAAGCAATCGAGGTAAGCTAATGACATTAGATTTAAACGGAAAAATAATTTCAGCACTAACCTTGAAAAGTTTTCCAAAGGCGGCAAACTCTGGAATAGATGAGAGAAGTCTTTCATAGCCTTCAAAACCAGAAGCAGGTGCAGCTGGTGGCGCACCGAGACCCGTGGGCTTTTTACCTTGAGCTTTCTTCTCTGCAAGAGGCTGAGATTTTACTTCCTTGGGCACAGAGTTGATATCAAAAGCTTCTTCAGAGGGATCCTGCAGGATCAAAGATATAAGATAACTAATGTACAAAGAAGCCTACGAAAATAAGAAAACCGAGAAATGATAAAACTCACATAATTCTTCAGACTAGTTTCCATGTTGCCCAGAGGAGCCTCCAAGGAACCAAACAGAAACTCCTTGCTATCTTTATCAGCGTCAAGAGTACCATCACCACCAAGGACGCTCAAAAATAATGTTGCTCTATCACGTACCTTAAAATAAAGAGGTCAAAATCCATGATCAAATCAGCAAACAATTTGCATGTATCTTCCCAGAAAATATTTGCAAAGTCAAACATATGAATGTATAATGATGCAACCGACCCAAGGGGTATACAAATAGCagacagaaacaa
The window above is part of the Brassica napus cultivar Da-Ae chromosome C3, Da-Ae, whole genome shotgun sequence genome. Proteins encoded here:
- the LOC106434467 gene encoding guanine nucleotide-binding protein subunit beta → MSVSELKERHAAATETVNNLRDRLIQRRLQLLDTDVAKYTAAQGRSPVKFGATDLVCCRTLQGHTGKVHSLDWTLESNRIVSASQDGRLIVWNALTSQKTHAIKLPCAWVMTCAFSPNGQTVACGGLLDSVCSIFSLSSTADKDGTVPVSRMLSGHKGYVSCCRYVPNDDAHLITSSGDQTCVLWDVTTGLKISVFGGEFQSGHTADVLSVSISESNPTRFISGSCDTTARLWDTRDASRAVGTFHGHKGDVNTVKFFPDGHRFGTGSEDGTCRLYDIRTGHQLQVYQPQGDGENLPVTSIAFSASGRLLFAGYANNNTCYVWDTFLGEVVLDLGELQDSHKNRISCLGMSADGSALCTGSWDSNLKIWAFGGHRRVI